One stretch of Cellulomonas wangsupingiae DNA includes these proteins:
- a CDS encoding phosphoribosyl-ATP diphosphatase, with protein sequence MKSFEELFAELSQKAATRPEGSGTVAELDAGVHAIGKKVVEEAAEVWMAAEHESDARAAEEISQLLYHLQVLMLAKGLTLQDVYTHL encoded by the coding sequence GTGAAGTCGTTCGAGGAGCTGTTCGCCGAGCTGTCGCAGAAGGCCGCCACGCGCCCCGAGGGGTCGGGCACCGTCGCCGAGCTGGACGCCGGGGTGCATGCCATCGGCAAGAAGGTCGTCGAGGAGGCCGCCGAGGTCTGGATGGCGGCCGAGCACGAGTCCGACGCGCGCGCCGCCGAGGAGATCTCGCAGCTGCTGTACCACCTGCAGGTGCTCATGCTCGCCAAGGGCCTGACCCTGCAGGACGTGTACACGCATCTGTGA
- the ribH gene encoding 6,7-dimethyl-8-ribityllumazine synthase, with protein sequence MSGAGAPTLELDGRGLRVVVVAASWHTTVMDGLVAGAQRALAEAGVEDVTTVRVPGSFELPVAAQRAAGGADAVVALGVVIRGGTPHFDYVCQAATWGLTEVGLRTGVPVGFGVLTCDDEQQAIDRAGLPGSHEDKGAEAAQAAVATALALRSLGDA encoded by the coding sequence ATGAGCGGCGCAGGTGCACCCACCCTCGAGCTGGACGGCCGCGGCCTGCGGGTCGTCGTCGTCGCGGCGAGCTGGCACACGACCGTCATGGACGGCCTGGTCGCCGGTGCGCAGCGTGCGCTGGCCGAGGCGGGCGTCGAGGACGTCACCACGGTGCGCGTCCCGGGCTCGTTCGAGCTGCCGGTCGCCGCGCAGCGCGCCGCCGGCGGCGCCGACGCCGTCGTCGCGCTCGGCGTGGTGATCCGCGGCGGCACGCCCCACTTCGACTACGTGTGCCAGGCCGCCACGTGGGGCCTGACCGAGGTCGGTCTGCGCACCGGCGTCCCGGTCGGGTTCGGTGTGCTGACGTGCGACGACGAGCAGCAGGCGATCGACCGCGCCGGGCTGCCCGGGTCGCACGAGGACAAGGGCGCCGAGGCCGCGCAGGCGGCCGTCGCCACCGCCCTGGCCCTGCGCTCGCTCGGCGACGCCTGA
- the ribA gene encoding GTP cyclohydrolase II, translating into MSDDIRLGTVEEALEALRAGRPVLVADSLDRENEADVVLAAQSATPEWVAWTIRHSSGYLCAPMPAARADALDLPLMVPHSQDPRRTAYTVTVDAATGVTTGISAADRARTLRVLADPASGHGDLIRPGHVLPLRAVPGGVLHRAGHTEAAVDLCRLAGLEPVGAIAELVRDDGQMVRLPEAARIAAAAGLVLLTIADLRAWRVAHGDTGPTEQVDPDATPRVHATHTAYLPTRHGDFRIHGYRDLRTGDEHVALVSTAGLADEPTVRVHSECLTGDAFGSARCDCGPQLDAALEIAAAEGGAVVYMRGHEGRGIGLLAKVAAYALQDVGRDTIEANVDLGWPADRREYGAAAAILADLGVRRVRLLTNNPAKVEGLRAHGIEVTQVRGLEVGRTPHNEAYLRTKATSMGHALHLDDVDGDARTPALVPPVHVAPVIAGPAPAGTDTTDHTFDPLEELA; encoded by the coding sequence ATGAGCGACGACATCCGGTTGGGCACCGTCGAGGAGGCGCTCGAGGCGCTGCGCGCGGGACGCCCGGTGCTCGTCGCCGACTCCCTCGACCGCGAGAACGAGGCGGACGTGGTCCTCGCGGCGCAGTCCGCGACCCCCGAGTGGGTGGCCTGGACCATCCGGCACTCGTCGGGCTACCTGTGCGCACCCATGCCTGCGGCCCGTGCCGACGCGCTCGACCTGCCGCTGATGGTGCCGCACAGCCAGGACCCCCGGCGGACGGCGTACACCGTGACCGTCGACGCGGCGACGGGCGTGACCACGGGCATCTCCGCCGCGGACCGCGCACGGACGCTGCGCGTCCTCGCGGACCCCGCGTCGGGGCACGGCGACCTGATCCGGCCCGGTCACGTCCTGCCCCTGCGGGCGGTGCCGGGAGGCGTGCTGCACCGCGCGGGGCACACCGAGGCCGCCGTCGACCTGTGCCGGCTGGCGGGCCTCGAGCCCGTCGGCGCGATCGCCGAGCTCGTGCGCGACGACGGGCAGATGGTCCGGCTGCCCGAGGCGGCGCGGATCGCCGCCGCCGCCGGCCTGGTCCTGCTCACCATCGCGGACCTGCGGGCCTGGCGCGTGGCGCACGGGGACACCGGCCCGACCGAGCAGGTCGACCCCGACGCCACCCCGCGGGTCCACGCGACGCACACCGCGTACCTGCCGACGCGTCACGGCGACTTCCGCATCCACGGGTACCGCGACCTGCGCACGGGTGACGAGCACGTCGCCCTGGTGTCGACGGCCGGCCTCGCGGACGAGCCGACCGTGCGGGTGCACTCCGAGTGCCTGACGGGCGACGCGTTCGGCTCCGCCCGCTGCGACTGCGGCCCGCAGCTCGACGCGGCCCTCGAGATCGCCGCCGCCGAGGGCGGGGCCGTCGTGTACATGCGCGGCCACGAGGGCCGGGGGATCGGGCTGCTGGCGAAGGTCGCCGCGTACGCCCTGCAGGACGTGGGCCGCGACACCATCGAGGCGAACGTCGACCTCGGCTGGCCGGCGGACCGCCGCGAGTACGGCGCCGCCGCGGCGATCCTCGCCGACCTGGGCGTGCGGCGCGTGCGGCTCCTGACCAACAACCCCGCGAAGGTCGAGGGCCTGCGCGCGCACGGCATCGAGGTCACGCAGGTGCGCGGCCTGGAGGTCGGGCGCACCCCGCACAACGAGGCGTACCTGCGCACCAAGGCCACGAGCATGGGCCACGCGCTGCACCTCGACGACGTCGACGGCGACGCCCGCACCCCGGCGCTCGTGCCCCCCGTGCACGTCGCGCCCGTCATCGCCGGCCCCGCACCCGCGGGGACCGACACGACCGACCACACGTTCGACCCCCTGGAGGAGCTGGCATGA
- a CDS encoding PH domain-containing protein, producing the protein MPAHDDLAAPFRPRLARAVTLTVAVAVLVLTVVLVLTMPGLAVLDQIGFALFGLAIVWFCWRQASVVAVPDATGLRVRNLLVTRHVTWAEIVSVRFGQGRPWVQLDLADGDTLAVMGVQRADGERAEREARRLATLVARRSATPTDD; encoded by the coding sequence GTGCCGGCCCACGACGACCTCGCCGCGCCGTTCCGGCCCCGGCTCGCCCGCGCGGTGACGCTGACGGTCGCCGTGGCCGTGCTGGTCCTCACGGTGGTGCTCGTGCTCACGATGCCGGGCCTGGCGGTGCTCGACCAGATCGGGTTCGCGCTGTTCGGCCTCGCGATCGTGTGGTTCTGCTGGCGGCAGGCGTCAGTCGTCGCGGTGCCGGACGCCACGGGGCTGCGGGTGCGCAACCTCCTCGTCACGCGGCACGTCACGTGGGCCGAGATCGTCTCCGTGCGGTTCGGTCAGGGCCGGCCCTGGGTGCAGCTCGACCTCGCCGACGGCGACACCCTCGCCGTGATGGGCGTGCAGCGCGCCGACGGTGAGCGCGCCGAGCGCGAGGCGCGCCGGCTCGCGACGCTCGTGGCACGCCGCAGCGCGACGCCGACCGACGACTGA
- the hisG gene encoding ATP phosphoribosyltransferase, producing the protein MLRIAVPNKGSLSEPAVSMLREAGYRQRRDARELVLPDPDNDVEFFFLRPRDVAVYVGAGTVDVGITGRDLLIDSASSAVEHLPLGFARSTFRFAGTAGRLTDARQIAGLRVATSYSELVSAYLRERGIEPEAVVRLDGAVESAIRLGVADVIADVVETGSTLRAAGLEVFGEPILRSEAVLVRRADVDQPAGLDILTRRLQGVLTAREYVLMDYDVPLELVEQAVAITPGLESPTVSPLHNGQWAAVRAMVPRSQTNRVMDALYDVGARAILVTSILACRI; encoded by the coding sequence GTGCTGAGGATCGCCGTCCCCAACAAGGGCTCCCTGTCCGAGCCCGCCGTCTCCATGTTGCGCGAGGCCGGCTACCGGCAGCGCCGCGACGCCCGCGAGCTCGTCCTGCCCGACCCGGACAACGACGTCGAGTTCTTCTTCCTGCGCCCGCGGGACGTCGCGGTCTACGTCGGCGCCGGCACGGTCGACGTCGGCATCACCGGTCGCGACCTGCTCATCGACTCCGCGTCGTCGGCGGTCGAGCACCTGCCTCTGGGCTTCGCACGCTCCACGTTCCGCTTCGCGGGGACCGCCGGCCGGCTGACCGACGCCCGCCAGATCGCGGGGCTGCGCGTCGCCACGTCGTACTCCGAGCTCGTCTCGGCCTACCTGCGCGAGCGGGGCATCGAGCCGGAGGCCGTCGTGCGCCTGGACGGCGCGGTCGAGTCCGCGATCCGGCTGGGCGTCGCCGACGTCATCGCCGACGTCGTCGAGACCGGCTCCACGCTGCGTGCCGCCGGCCTCGAGGTCTTCGGCGAGCCCATCCTGCGCTCCGAGGCCGTCCTGGTGCGCCGCGCCGACGTCGACCAGCCCGCGGGCCTGGACATCCTGACGCGGCGTCTGCAGGGCGTCCTGACGGCGCGCGAGTACGTCCTCATGGACTACGACGTGCCGCTCGAGCTCGTCGAGCAGGCCGTCGCGATCACCCCCGGGCTGGAGTCCCCGACCGTCTCGCCGTTGCACAACGGGCAGTGGGCGGCCGTGCGCGCGATGGTGCCCCGCAGCCAGACGAACCGCGTCATGGACGCGCTGTACGACGTCGGCGCCCGCGCGATCCTCGTCACCTCGATCCTCGCCTGCCGGATCTGA
- a CDS encoding DUF3866 family protein encodes MIAWRAGVVTECRARWDGACESTVALDGEDRTVRALSYPHLVGEVVPGAHVLLNATALLRGLGTGGYALVVARTDALVPDPLPGPGHLVKARYTPLQAMVLGVDDQESPHHDVLRDADDLDGLPVVVADLHSALPAVVAGARAAAERLGRPAPRVAYVMTDGGALPAWFSRAVDGLRSAGWVEACVTTGQAFGGDLEAVTVHTGLLAAHHVVGADLVVVAQGPGNLGTGTRWGFSGVAAGEALNAAGVLGGRPVASLRVSGADARDRHLGVSHHSSTAYGRVALSPADVVVPRFAAELPGTPQDLTADPDAASWAALTDRVRDQAAELVAPRGRHTAVTVDADDALLDALRTSPVRLSTMGRGLDADPAAFLAAAVAGVHAVMSS; translated from the coding sequence GTGATCGCATGGCGTGCGGGAGTGGTGACGGAGTGCCGGGCCCGGTGGGACGGTGCGTGCGAGTCGACGGTCGCGCTGGACGGTGAGGACCGCACGGTCCGTGCGCTGTCGTACCCGCACCTCGTGGGTGAGGTCGTGCCGGGCGCCCACGTGCTGCTCAACGCGACGGCCCTGCTGCGCGGCCTGGGCACGGGCGGGTACGCGCTGGTCGTCGCGCGCACCGACGCACTGGTCCCCGACCCGCTGCCGGGCCCGGGGCACCTCGTCAAGGCGCGCTACACCCCGCTCCAGGCGATGGTCCTGGGCGTCGACGACCAGGAGTCGCCCCACCACGACGTGCTGCGCGACGCGGACGACCTGGACGGCCTGCCCGTGGTCGTCGCCGACCTGCACTCGGCCCTCCCGGCGGTCGTGGCCGGTGCGCGTGCCGCCGCCGAGCGGCTCGGGCGGCCCGCCCCGCGCGTGGCCTACGTGATGACCGACGGGGGCGCGCTGCCCGCGTGGTTCTCGCGCGCGGTCGACGGCCTGCGGTCGGCGGGCTGGGTCGAGGCGTGCGTGACGACGGGACAGGCGTTCGGCGGCGACCTCGAGGCCGTCACCGTGCACACGGGCCTGCTCGCCGCGCACCACGTGGTGGGCGCCGACCTCGTCGTGGTGGCGCAGGGACCCGGCAACCTCGGCACCGGCACCCGGTGGGGCTTCTCGGGTGTCGCCGCAGGTGAGGCCCTCAACGCGGCCGGCGTGCTCGGCGGCCGCCCCGTGGCCTCGCTGCGGGTGTCGGGCGCGGACGCGCGCGACCGGCACCTGGGCGTGTCGCACCACTCGTCGACCGCGTACGGCCGGGTCGCCCTGTCCCCCGCCGACGTGGTGGTGCCCCGGTTCGCCGCCGAGCTGCCGGGGACGCCGCAGGACCTGACGGCGGACCCCGACGCCGCCTCGTGGGCAGCCCTGACGGACCGCGTCCGGGACCAGGCGGCCGAGCTGGTGGCGCCGCGCGGCCGGCACACCGCCGTGACGGTCGACGCGGACGACGCCCTGCTCGACGCGCTGCGCACGTCACCGGTGCGGCTGTCGACCATGGGCCGCGGCCTGGACGCCGACCCGGCGGCGTTCCTCGCGGCCGCCGTCGCCGGCGTGCACGCCGTCATGTCGTCCTGA